The DNA window GTGGCCTGCTGTTCAACATCGACATGAACGAGTTCTGGAGCATCTCGACCTGGCTCACCGCCATCGTCGGTTCCATCATCGTGCTCCTCATCTACGGCCTCGTCACGCGCAACTCGCGCAGCGGCAGCCGGGCCTAACGGTCCACGAACCAAACGGATGCCTCCTCGCCTCACGGCGGGGAGGCATTCGTCGTTTCGACCTCCGTCTTTCGTGTGAATGCCGGGTTCCAGCTTGAGGTCCGCCGTCGGGTTCGGAAGGGTTGGACTCTTCTGACCGCCGATCGCAAAGGACGCTCATGCTCACCCTCACCGATAACGCAAGCACCATCGTCAAGACCATCACACTTCAGACGGCGGGGACCGAGGATGCCGGCCTTCGGATAACCAGCCCGGAACCGTCGTCCACCGACCTTTCCGTCGCGGTCGCCACGGCGCCTGAGCCGACGGATGCCGTCGTCGAGTCGAGCGGTGCCCGGATCTTTGTCGACGAGAACGCCGCGGTCATGCTCGACGACAAGATCCTTGACGCTGAAGTCGACGAAGCCGGCGCGGTTCGCTTCGCCATCGGCACCCAGCCCTGACCTCAGCGCCTCACGGTTTTGTCGAGATCCCGCGGTCCCGGATCTCCTCCGCTGGGCTGACCCCACCCAATACCTGAGGTGGATGCCGTGAACATCAGGCCTTCGTAGCCTCGAAAACGGTGCCGCACTCCTGCGTCGCCGCGATCGAACGGCTGACATGGACTTTCTCACCGATGCTCTTCTCTCGACGGCCACCTCACCGTGGGTCTATGCGATCGTCTTCGCTGTCGTTGTCATCGACGGGTTCTTCCCGCCGGTTCCGAGTGAGACCGTGGTCGTCGCCGCGGCCGCCATTGGCGTCTCGGCCGGAGCACCGAACCCGGTCCTGATCATCCTCGTGGCCGCGATCGGGGCGGCACTCGGCGACAACATCGCCTACCTCCTGGGGCGCATCGTCGGAACCGACCGCTTCGCGTGGATGCGGCATCCGCGAACCGTCCGTGCCTTCGACTGGGCCGCACACGGCATCCGTTCCCGGCCGGCGGCCCTGATCCTGACCGCGCGGTACATCCCGATCGGCAGGATCGCCGTGAACATGACCGCGGGAGCCACCGGGTTTCCCCATCGACGGTTCTGGCCGCTCACGGTTCTCGCCGGAGTGTCGTGGGCGGCGTACTCGGTTCTCATCGGCCTGCTCGCCGGGCACTGGGTGAAGGACCAGCCGCTTCTCGGCGCGCTGATCGGAATCGTGATCGCCATCGCGCTCGGCTTCCTCATCGACCGGGTATCGAGTGCGGTCGCGCGGCGGCGGACCGCGGCCCACCAGAGCACAGCGACCGCCGACATTCTGGCCCGGTGAGACCGCGTTCCAGCGTTTAGCTGACGGATGCCGCCTTCGCCGCTTCTGCAGGCTCAGTCGCCTCGGTCTCCCGCTCGGCCACTGCCCGCCGCTCGAGCCGACGCTCGCGCGCACCTTCGACCAGGTTGTAGAGCGTCGGCAGCACGACGAGCGTCAGGACAGTCGACGACACAAGTCCACCGATCACGACGATGGCGAGCGGCTGCGAGATGAAGCCGCCTTCACCGGTGAGGCCGAGTGCCATGGGTACCAGGGCGAAGATCGTCGCGAGCGCCGTCATGAGAATCGGGCGGAGCCTCCGCGACGAACCATGGCGCACCGCTTCGGTCACCGCCATGCCGCGGGACCTGTACTGGTTGACGAGGTCAACGAGCACGATCGCGTTGGTCACGACGATACCGATGAGCATCAGCACACCGATGAGCGAAGCAACACCGAGCGGAACACCGGTGATGACCTGCAGGCCAATGGCACCCGTGGCGGCGAACGGCACAGACACGAGCAGAAGCAGCGGCTGGCGAAGCGACCGGAAGGTGGCCACCATGACGATGTACACGATGAGGATCGCGGCGAGCATGGCAAGCCCCAGCTGCTGGAAGGCGTTGCCCTGGTCAGCGGTCACGCCGCCGAGCGTCGCCGTCGTCCCCGCGGGAAGGTCGATCTCGTCGAGCGCGGTTGACACCTCGGTACTCGCGGTACCGATGTTGTCACTCGCCGGAGTGATGGCGACCGTTGCTGAACGCTGGCCTCGCACCGAGGTGATCGTCGACGGGCCGTCGACCTCCTCGACGGTGGCGAGGCTGTCGAGCTGCACCGGTCCGAGAAGGGTCGGAACCTCGAGCGCTGACAGTTCACTGATCGTGGCTGGCGGAGTGTCGGTCGCGATGTAAATGCTGACGGTGGTCTCGTCGAGCACGATCGAACCAGCGGATGTCGGTTGCATCGCCTGTGAGATGTAGCCGCCGAGCGCAACCTCGCTGTAGCCGGCAGCAGCGGCGTCGAGCCGGTTGACCTTCACCTCGATGTACGGTCTGGATGCGCTGAGGTTGTTGGTGACCTGGCGCATTCCCTCGAGGTCCTTGGCCGCGTCGGTGACGGCATCCGTCGCCTCCCGCAGCGTCTCCTGATCGGGTGCCGTGATGTCGACCTCGATGTCACTCGATGCACCGAAACCACCGGCAGAGCTGAGCTCGATTTCGCCGGCGTCAGCAATGTCTTCGAGTTCGGAGCGCACCGTGGACTGGAGCGCTTCCTGGTCGGCGTCTTCGTCGGTCGTCACCGAGTAGGTGATGCTGCCTTCGCCGCCACCGCCGAACGCGGAGAGAAGCCCTCCGGACGAGCCGATCGAGACCTGGACGGTGTCGATGCCCTCGATGTCGCGCAGGGCATCTTCAACCTTCGTCGCCGCAGCATCCTGGGCATCGAGGCTTGAGCCGACGGGGAGCTTCTGCGAAACGCTCAGCGTGTTCTGCCCCGAGTCACCCAGGAAGTTGGTCTTCATGAACGGCACCAGGGCCAGGGTGCCGCCGAGCACGAGCAGCGAAAGCAGCAGCGTCGCAACCGAGTGCTTGAGCGTCCAGTTGATGATCGGCAGGTAACCCTTTTGCAGGAGGGTCGGGTGCTCGAGCTCGTCTTCGTCTTCCACTCCGGTCTTGCGACCCCGGCGGGTGGCCACCGCGACAGCGGCAGCGGAGGCATAGACGGCGGGCTCGGTCTCGCGGTGCCCTGGCTGCTCGCCCGAGGTCTCGCTTGAGATCTCACTCGAGACCGGGCTTGGAGCGTGTGCAGCCTCGTGTGGGGTGACGACTTCGGATGCTGTCACGACGGATCCGGCAGCGGGCTGCGCGGTTGCACCATCGGTGACGGCAGCGTCGGCGGCGGCATCGTCGGTGACGACGTGCGCCGCCGCCGGCTCAACGGCCTTCTGGTCCTTGATCGCCGTGGCCTCGGTAGACTCCGTGGCCGCCTTGGCCGTCTTCGCGGGCTTCCGTTCCTTCGCGCGGAGGAACCAGTACGCGAGCACCGGCACGATGGTCAGCGAGACGAAGAGCGACGCGACGAGGGCGATCGTGACGGTGAGCGCGAACGGGCGGAAGAGCTCGCCCGTCATGTCGCCGACGAACGCGAGCGGCAGGAATACAGCGACGGTCGTGATCGTCGATGCGGTGATGGCGCCGGCGACCTCGCGCACCGCAGTGACGATCGATACGGCACGGCCGTCAGCCGTTCGGTCGCGTGCCGCTGCCATGTGTCTCTTGATGTTCTCGATGACGACGATGGAGTCGTCAACGACGCGTCCGATCGCAATGGTGAGCGCACCGAGGGTGAGGATGTTGAGGGTGTAACCCGTCGCCTGCAGGCCGATGAAGGTGATGAGCACAGACGTGGGGATCGAAATGGCCGTGACCAGGGTCGCCCGCACATCGAGCAGGAAGACCAGGATGATCAGAACGGCGAAGACGAGCCCGAGCAGTCCCTCTGTCGCGAGCGACTCGATGGACTGCTCGATGTACGGGGCCTGGTCGAAGACGATGTCGAGTTGGACGTCGGAACCCAGCGCTTCCTCGAGGTCGGGAATCAGCGCGCGAACGCCCTTGGACACGTCAACGGTGTTGGCGGCCGGGAGCTTGGTTACGGCGATGGTGAGTGCCGGCTTGCCGTCGACGCGGGAAATACTCGTCACCGGGTTGTCGGTGAGTGACACCGACGCGACGTCGCCGATGGTGAGCACGGCTGAACCCGGTGCACCGGGCGCATCCCGGACCAGCGGCAGTCCGGCGAGCTCCTCGACGGAGCCGAGCTTTGAGCCGGTCTGAACGGAGAACGTGCTTCCGTCTTCGGTGATGTCACCGGCGGGGATGAGCACTCCGTATTGTTCGAGGGTGTCGCTGATCGCGGTCCGCTGCACTCCCTCCTGCGCCAGCCGGACGGCATCCGTCACGATGGTGACCCGCTTGCCGACCTCACCGATGAGCGCCGCTTCGCGCACACCCTCAATGTCTTCGATGTCGGGCACTGCCGTCGCGTTCAGGCTGTCTGCGAGCGCGTCGGTGTTCTCGCCGGTCGCACTGGCAGCAATCTGGATCACCGGAAGGTCGTCGAGTCCGCCGGAGAGGACCTCGGGTTCGACGTCTTCGGGGAGTGTCGACTTGATCCGGTTGATCGCCTGGTTGATCTTCTGCTCGGCGGTGGCGAGGTCGGTGCCGTAGGTGAAGGTCGCGGAGATGAGACCGAGGTTGGTCGATGAGGTCGTGCTCGTCGACTCGATACCTGCAACACCCTGGATCGCCGTTTCAATCGGGGTGGAGACGTCATCGTTGACCACCTCGGGTGACGCACCGGGGTAGCTGGCAACGATGGCGAGCTGTGGGAAGCTCACGCTCGGAGCGAGTTCCTGCTTGAGGCTCGACAGGGCGATCCCGCCGAAGACCGCGGCGACGATGGTGACGAGTGCGATAAGCGCACGGTTCTTCATGCTTAGAACGGCAAGGACGTGCACGGGTCTCCTGAGGGCGATGCGATGACTGCCGCGAGCGCGGCGGGAGAAACGACGCGTGGCCGCTCTACACAGCAAATTCTGTCACAGCGCCCGTGCAGGAACTGCACGTACGACAAATGCTCAGCGTTCCGTTATCGCCCGGGTCGTGGCGTAATTCCGCACGCAGAATTCATCCGCTCGGTCACACCACCTCGGCGAGGAGCGCCGACTCAGGAACAGGCGCACGGAGGATCGACTGCCAGGCTATTGCGAGGGCATCGATTGCCCGCTCGGTGTCGTCCACCCCGTAGGTGATCGGGATGCGAATGAACCGCTCGAAGGCCCCGTCGATGCCGAATCGTGGCCCTGACGCGATCAGCAGGCCCTGGTTGCGGGCCGCGAGCGCGAGCTGTGAACTGACAGGCACTCCGAGGTTGACCCAGGCCGACAGCCCGCCGTTGACGTGCGGCACATCCCAGTACGGGTAGCGATCACCGAGCAGTTGCTCGAGGCGATCGCGCGTCGCCCGAAGCTGTGACCGTCGCGTCTCAAGGATCGACGTCATGTCGGGCAGCAGTTCGAGCACGGTCAGCTGTTCGAGAATCGGAGTGCCGAGGTCGCCGATCGACCGGGCGGCTACGAGCTTTCGGATGACACCCCGGTCGGCGCGGATCCAGCCAAGACGGATGCCGCCCCACACGGTCTTTCCCACCGAACCGACCGTGATGATTTTGGCACCGGCGTCATCGGTCGCCGCAAACGGAGGAAATGAGTCGGGCCTGTCGATATCGAGCTCGCGCGTTGTCTCATCGATGAGAAGCACAGTCCCCTGACGGGCAGCCGCGCGACACACCCGCCGGCGCGTCTCGAGCGGCATACTCGCGCCGGTGGGATTGTGAAAGTCAGGCATGAGGTAGGCAAGGGTCGGCGAGGAGTTGTCGAGCGCGTGCTCGAGGTCGTCGTCGTTCCAGCCGCCCTCCGCCGTCACCGGGATGGGTACCAGGCGTGCCCCGGCCGATCGGAGCGCGTCGTGGGCGTGCGGATAGGTGGGGTGCTCGATGAGCGCCCGATCACCGCGCGACAGGTGGGTCCTCGCGATCAGTCCAATCGCGTGCTGCGCGCCGAGGGTGACCATGATCTCGTCAGGCGACGTGGGTAACCCGGCTTCGGTGTACCGGTCCGCGATCGCCGCCCGTAACTCGGGCAGGCCGATCGTGTCGTAGTCGAAATCGTCGAGGTAGCGCGGAAGCCGGGCCGCCGCGCGCACGGCGGCTCCTGTCATCGCTCCAATGGCGGGCAGCGCCGCCTTGCTGAAGTCGAGGTAGCCCGATCGTCGGGCCGTCACGGGTCCGGGCCGAACGCCCGGAAGCTGGGCGACGCTCCCTGACCCGCGGACGCTCTCGAGGAATCCGTTGTCCCTGAGTTCACGGTAGGCAGCGGTCACTGTCGTCCGGCTGACGTCGAGGCGCTCGGCCAGGTCCCGCTCGGCCGGCAATCGGGTGTCGGCAGGAATCCGTCCATCGAGGATCAGCAGGCGGACCCGATCGGCGAGGCTCCGGTACGCCGCGTCCTCATTGCGCCAGGAACCAAGCAGGGCGGAGAGCGCGCGGGCCGTGATGTGGACATCAACCATGGGGCCACTATAGAGAGATTGGCCTCTTGCCAGAAGGCCAATTGTGAAATTGGATTGAAACCATGACCCGCCGCATCCTCCAGCTCCTCATTGGCCTCTTCCTCTACGGGATTGCCATCGCACTCATCGTGCGTGCGGGGATCGGCGTTTCGCCGTGGGACGTCCTGACCCAGGGCGTCTCGCTCAAGACCGGCTGGGGTTTTGGACTCATCACCATCCTGATCGGTGCACTCCTCCTTCTGCTCTGGATACCGCTGCGGCAAAAGCCGGGGATCGGAACAGTCCTCAACGTGCTCCTCGTCGGACTCGCCGCGGATCTCGGCCTCTGGTTGATCCCCGAGGATCTGGTGCTCTGGGCCCGGATCCTGCTCTTCTCCGCCGGACTTCTCACGCTCGCTCTCGCCACGGGCCTTTACCTCGGTGCCCGGTTCGGCGCCGGCCCACGAGACGGCCTGATGACCGGTGTGCACGAACTCACAGGCTGGCCGATCTGGGTTGGCCGCAGCGGCATCGAACTCACCGTGCTCGGCATTGGCTGGCTCCTCGGCGGCAACGTCGGCATCGGTACCCTGCTCTTCGCCGTGCTCATCGGCCCGCTCTGCGGCATCACGATCCCGTGGTTCCGGATCGATCTGCCGCGTGACGCAGCAGATAGCCGCCTGTCGGGGTCGGCCGAACCGAGCGCACCCCTGCTCGACTCCCCCGCGAACTAACCAGCTGCGCCGCTGGCCAGATACCGGATGCGGTCTGCGTAGACCGCGAGGGCATCGCGGACGAATACAGCACCCGCGCCGGATAGCAGATCGGTTTTGCGGATGCCGCACCGCAAGCGGAGAATCGCAGGACACGTTCCGACCGATTGGACCCCCATGGACACCATCACCGTCTCCGAACTCGCCGCGCTCGATGGCGCCACAGTCATCGATGTTCGCGAGCCAGACGAATTCCAGCAGGTGCGCGCGGCCGGTGCCGTCAACATCCCGATGAGTCAGATCATCGACAGGATCGACGAGCTTCCCGAAGACGACACTCTCTACCTCATCTGCGCCCTCGGCGGGCGGAGCGCCAAGGTCGCCGAATACCTGGAGAGTCGTGACTACAACGTCGTCAACGTCGAGGGCGGGACGCACGCGTGGACCGACGCTGGCCTGCCCGTCGAACAGGGCTGATCCGGCGGCTCGACCGAATCCTGAGTATCACTCGGAAACTCTTGCTCTTCGTTAGAACGCGATATATCGTGTTTGGAACGAGATATATCTCGTCTTCCACAGACGGCGACCCTTGGCGGGTCGGCAGGAAAAGGATCAACAATGTCACTCGAAAAATGGATAGTGCGTCCCGGTGAGTCCCGCGTCATCGACGTGGAGCTCGTGCGCAAGCTCAAGGTCGGAATGATCGGCGGCCAGATCGACATTCTCGGACACGATGAGCCCGGCGCCCGGGTCGAGGTGCACAGCGTCTCCGGTAAAGAACTCAAGATTTCCATCGATGGCGACGTTCTCGAGATCGACCATCCCCAGCTGGGATGGGACAACTTCCTCGAGGTCTTCAAGTCGTTTGGCTCGAACTCCGCGAAGGCACAGATCAGCGTGCTCGTGCCGCGGAAGATCGCGCTGACATTCGGAATGGTGTCGGCAGGCGCATTGATCTCCGGCCTGACGACCAGCGCGCGCCTCTCCACGGTCAGCGGCGAACTCCAGATCGAGTCGGTCACGGGCGACCTCGACCTCAACAGCGTGTCAGGGGAGATCAGCGTGCAGTCCCACGTCGGCGCGATCAACGCCCACAGCATCTCCGGCGACATCACGGTGGCGGGCGAGATCAGCCGGTTCACCAGCGACACCGTCTCGGGAAATGTCTTCATCGACGCTTTCGGACGTTGCGACCGGATCTCGACGAACGCCGTTTCCGGCAGCCTCACCGCACGGCTCCCCGCGAGCACAGGCACGAAGTATGTCGTCAACACGGTGTCGGGCACCCTCCAGCTCGACAACTCAGTGATCCGGGGTACTCGCGGTCGCGGGTTCTCGAGCACGACAGAGGGAGACGGCAACTTCTATACCGACGTGCTCGCTAATTCCGTTTCCGGCAGTGTCTCCGTCGTTCGCAGGAATGACCAGGAGGAGGGCGAGACGCACCCATCAGGTGCCTCGGCCGGGGCTGCAAGCGAACCAGAGAACGACGACGACGCCTTCATGAGCGGTGGCCACGCATGAGCCCGGTATTCGGCCACGGCAGCCTGCGCCTCTACCTGCTGAGCCTTCTGGCCGAGGGACCCAAACACGGTTATGAGCTGATCCAGGCGCTCTCAGAACGGTTCGGCGGCACCTACTCACCGAGCGCGGGCACGATCTATCCCCGGCTTGCGAAGCTCGAGGAAGAGGGCCTCGTCACCAGCTCGAGCGACGGCCGCAAGACCGTTTACTCGATCACGGATGCCGGCCGCCGCGAACTGGAGGACCGTCGCGTCGACCTTGACGCGATTGAACTCGAGTTGACGGATTCAGTCCGCCGCCTGGCCGACGAGGTCCGCACCGGCGTCACCCACGCCATGCGGACGCTCAAGGCCGACCTGGCATCCGCCGCCCAACAGGCCAAGCAGTCGGCGACGAGTGCGCCGTCCGTGTCCACCGACGACACGGCACCGCGGACCGCGAGTCGCATCGCTCTTCACGACGCCGACACCGTGCTCGCCGAT is part of the Mycetocola zhujimingii genome and encodes:
- a CDS encoding GlsB/YeaQ/YmgE family stress response membrane protein — encoded protein: MGFLAFLLLGLIAGAIAKAILPGKQGGGWLITLLLGVVGALLGGWLGGLLFNIDMNEFWSISTWLTAIVGSIIVLLIYGLVTRNSRSGSRA
- a CDS encoding DedA family protein; translation: MDFLTDALLSTATSPWVYAIVFAVVVIDGFFPPVPSETVVVAAAAIGVSAGAPNPVLIILVAAIGAALGDNIAYLLGRIVGTDRFAWMRHPRTVRAFDWAAHGIRSRPAALILTARYIPIGRIAVNMTAGATGFPHRRFWPLTVLAGVSWAAYSVLIGLLAGHWVKDQPLLGALIGIVIAIALGFLIDRVSSAVARRRTAAHQSTATADILAR
- a CDS encoding efflux RND transporter permease subunit, giving the protein MKNRALIALVTIVAAVFGGIALSSLKQELAPSVSFPQLAIVASYPGASPEVVNDDVSTPIETAIQGVAGIESTSTTSSTNLGLISATFTYGTDLATAEQKINQAINRIKSTLPEDVEPEVLSGGLDDLPVIQIAASATGENTDALADSLNATAVPDIEDIEGVREAALIGEVGKRVTIVTDAVRLAQEGVQRTAISDTLEQYGVLIPAGDITEDGSTFSVQTGSKLGSVEELAGLPLVRDAPGAPGSAVLTIGDVASVSLTDNPVTSISRVDGKPALTIAVTKLPAANTVDVSKGVRALIPDLEEALGSDVQLDIVFDQAPYIEQSIESLATEGLLGLVFAVLIILVFLLDVRATLVTAISIPTSVLITFIGLQATGYTLNILTLGALTIAIGRVVDDSIVVIENIKRHMAAARDRTADGRAVSIVTAVREVAGAITASTITTVAVFLPLAFVGDMTGELFRPFALTVTIALVASLFVSLTIVPVLAYWFLRAKERKPAKTAKAATESTEATAIKDQKAVEPAAAHVVTDDAAADAAVTDGATAQPAAGSVVTASEVVTPHEAAHAPSPVSSEISSETSGEQPGHRETEPAVYASAAAVAVATRRGRKTGVEDEDELEHPTLLQKGYLPIINWTLKHSVATLLLSLLVLGGTLALVPFMKTNFLGDSGQNTLSVSQKLPVGSSLDAQDAAATKVEDALRDIEGIDTVQVSIGSSGGLLSAFGGGGEGSITYSVTTDEDADQEALQSTVRSELEDIADAGEIELSSAGGFGASSDIEVDITAPDQETLREATDAVTDAAKDLEGMRQVTNNLSASRPYIEVKVNRLDAAAAGYSEVALGGYISQAMQPTSAGSIVLDETTVSIYIATDTPPATISELSALEVPTLLGPVQLDSLATVEEVDGPSTITSVRGQRSATVAITPASDNIGTASTEVSTALDEIDLPAGTTATLGGVTADQGNAFQQLGLAMLAAILIVYIVMVATFRSLRQPLLLLVSVPFAATGAIGLQVITGVPLGVASLIGVLMLIGIVVTNAIVLVDLVNQYRSRGMAVTEAVRHGSSRRLRPILMTALATIFALVPMALGLTGEGGFISQPLAIVVIGGLVSSTVLTLVVLPTLYNLVEGARERRLERRAVAERETEATEPAEAAKAASVS
- a CDS encoding PLP-dependent aminotransferase family protein, whose product is MVDVHITARALSALLGSWRNEDAAYRSLADRVRLLILDGRIPADTRLPAERDLAERLDVSRTTVTAAYRELRDNGFLESVRGSGSVAQLPGVRPGPVTARRSGYLDFSKAALPAIGAMTGAAVRAAARLPRYLDDFDYDTIGLPELRAAIADRYTEAGLPTSPDEIMVTLGAQHAIGLIARTHLSRGDRALIEHPTYPHAHDALRSAGARLVPIPVTAEGGWNDDDLEHALDNSSPTLAYLMPDFHNPTGASMPLETRRRVCRAAARQGTVLLIDETTRELDIDRPDSFPPFAATDDAGAKIITVGSVGKTVWGGIRLGWIRADRGVIRKLVAARSIGDLGTPILEQLTVLELLPDMTSILETRRSQLRATRDRLEQLLGDRYPYWDVPHVNGGLSAWVNLGVPVSSQLALAARNQGLLIASGPRFGIDGAFERFIRIPITYGVDDTERAIDALAIAWQSILRAPVPESALLAEVV
- a CDS encoding YczE/YyaS/YitT family protein gives rise to the protein MTRRILQLLIGLFLYGIAIALIVRAGIGVSPWDVLTQGVSLKTGWGFGLITILIGALLLLLWIPLRQKPGIGTVLNVLLVGLAADLGLWLIPEDLVLWARILLFSAGLLTLALATGLYLGARFGAGPRDGLMTGVHELTGWPIWVGRSGIELTVLGIGWLLGGNVGIGTLLFAVLIGPLCGITIPWFRIDLPRDAADSRLSGSAEPSAPLLDSPAN
- a CDS encoding rhodanese-like domain-containing protein translates to MDTITVSELAALDGATVIDVREPDEFQQVRAAGAVNIPMSQIIDRIDELPEDDTLYLICALGGRSAKVAEYLESRDYNVVNVEGGTHAWTDAGLPVEQG
- a CDS encoding DUF4097 family beta strand repeat-containing protein, encoding MSLEKWIVRPGESRVIDVELVRKLKVGMIGGQIDILGHDEPGARVEVHSVSGKELKISIDGDVLEIDHPQLGWDNFLEVFKSFGSNSAKAQISVLVPRKIALTFGMVSAGALISGLTTSARLSTVSGELQIESVTGDLDLNSVSGEISVQSHVGAINAHSISGDITVAGEISRFTSDTVSGNVFIDAFGRCDRISTNAVSGSLTARLPASTGTKYVVNTVSGTLQLDNSVIRGTRGRGFSSTTEGDGNFYTDVLANSVSGSVSVVRRNDQEEGETHPSGASAGAASEPENDDDAFMSGGHA
- a CDS encoding PadR family transcriptional regulator, which produces MSPVFGHGSLRLYLLSLLAEGPKHGYELIQALSERFGGTYSPSAGTIYPRLAKLEEEGLVTSSSDGRKTVYSITDAGRRELEDRRVDLDAIELELTDSVRRLADEVRTGVTHAMRTLKADLASAAQQAKQSATSAPSVSTDDTAPRTASRIALHDADTVLADFRQAIRSELRGHVSAGGTLSDDVVRSLKDELDRVRASVRNSLGTPQD